Within Candidatus Cloacimonadota bacterium, the genomic segment TTGCCATATTTGATATGTGCTATACTTTTTATATTTCTCTTTATAATATTTGAGTTGATTTAATAACCATAATTTTTTGTCGCTTTGTAATTGCTCAATTATCTTTTTCGCTGTATGTTTTTTTAAAGACGAAATAATATCAGATAGTTTTTCGCCGAAGACTATTAGATGAAAATGATTATCCATAATAATATATGCAAATACCTTTAACCCTTTGTTTATCTGACAAAATTGAATAGATTCAATTATTATTTTAAAGTATGGTTCACTTGTAAATACTGGTATCCATTCAATCCCGATAAAAATCGGGATTGAAGTTATAAAATAGATACATTTTTCTTCAATAATTTTGTATCTGCTTCTCATTTTATGCCATCATTACAAAACACAGTTTTGTAATCAATTGTGTTCCAAAACAGAGTTTTGGAACAAGCAAGAGAGAGTAGATTCCTTTGAAAGTGAATGTGGACTCATTATCTAAATCCATATCCAATTGAAAAAACTAAGGAATTCTGTCTAAAATCGCTTTTGTATAAAACAGGATTAACATACTCCTCGTTATTTATATTAGCCTCATTTACATTACAGTCAAGAAACTCATAGCCTAATTTGCAAAATAAGCTATTCATAATTTCATATTCTAAAGAGACACTAAAAGTATTCTTTGTATACTGATGCCCATATAAAAATTTTTCAGAGGGAAGAGTGTCAGGACGAGTATGATATTGATAATAAATGCTATCTTGAGCACCTTTACGATAGTGAGAAAAATTCGTTGCTAACTTCAGCTTATCATTAAACTGATAATTAACCCCAAGATAAAGATTATCCGCATTCTGACCTGTCCAATATCCCATTATATATCCATCTGATATGGCCTCATTGATTGGAAATTTATGAGTGTATGTCCATGGATTGAGACGAGTATATTCAATCCTGAAATCTAAGCCTGGTAGAAATGGTTCAACAAAATAACTGCCAAGTTGAAATCCAAGCTGGTTTCTTGCTTCATCCTTATCAAACATTTTGCTGAGACTTATCTCATCAATCATAATTGAGCCATAAAGTTTACAAAAATGAGTAGGAATCCATTCAATATCAATCCCAATCTGCTCATTATCCTGGTCATTAGTATAATGCTGTGCAGACCAGAAAAGAATAATTGGAATAAAATAAACCAGTTCCGGGTCCCTCTCTCCATAATAAAGCATTTCGCTAAATCCAAATTTAAGATTTTCCGTTGGACTGATTTCCAGACGATGTGCAGCTACATACTTTTTTTTGTACAATTCTCTATCAGTCCATTGATATGGATAAGACAGACTTGTATCAATAATATTACTTTCCAGCCAACCATGAAAATAAATGAATTTTAACCAATCACTAAAACCAGCCCTAATCATTATCTGTGGATATGATGGTGGTTTATTACTGATAGTTAAACTGCCAGTTTTACCAATTCCCCAATAATTAGAGAATCTTCCAATGATTAAATCCGCATACTTTGTTGAGAATGAAACATAGGCATCTACTTCATCGTAGGTGTTGCAGTTTTCCATACTTCCTAAAACTCCAATTCCTTGCTCCTGCCTATCAAACTTCTTTATATCATACAAATTGCCCCATTCTGCATTGTTAACTCCACGAAAGTAAAAGCCAATATTGTCGCCCAAATAACCATAGATTTCTCCGCCGCCTGTTAATCTTCGGCTGTTTTCAGCAAAAAAACTACTGTCACTTTGGTTGTTTTTGTATTTGAATCTGAATAGAGGATTAAACACTAATAGATTATCTTTATGCAAAAATTTGTAAGGAAAATGCAAAGGGTGCCATTTCTCTACTTTCTCTTTTTCATACTGGACTGATACTTTTTCTCCTCCAAGACACTCAATTCCCTTTTTAATTGCTCGTAATAGTTTATTTGCATCTCTGTCTAAAAATCTTTTCTCATAAGAATATTCTTCTAAAAAATTCTCTAATTGTTCCTTTTCGGAAGAGGAAAGATTCTTGTATTTCTCGCTTTCCTTAATACTTAATAAATACATTAATATTTCTGTTCTTGGAATGGGTTTAACTGAATTAAAACATCTGCCAGTCAAACCCTTTATTTCCATCCTCTCTATAAACTGATAAACATTGTCTCCCAGAGGTGCGAATACCGTCTGTGCATCTGTAGAATGCCAGATAAAAATACACAGACCAATCATTAAAACGCAAGATTTTTTCATATAAAACAACCTCTCTAAAATTTCTGTCTGAATTCAAAAAAAGCCTGTTTTTATTGTCAACTAAATTAAGGGGGTGGAATAGAATAATTTTTCCTCCATCTGATGGATTCTTATTCGTTGCTGTTCATTAAATAGTTGCAAAACTCATTCTTTTTAATTTATTCTGTTAGATATTTTACAATATTAAAGTAAATACTTTATAAGGGTTT encodes:
- a CDS encoding transposase, whose protein sequence is MRSRYKIIEEKCIYFITSIPIFIGIEWIPVFTSEPYFKIIIESIQFCQINKGLKVFAYIIMDNHFHLIVFGEKLSDIISSLKKHTAKKIIEQLQSDKKLWLLNQLKYYKEKYKKYSTYQIWQEGFHPQLLSSLEMLDQKIEYVHFNPVKRGFVTSPEDWKYSSANNRDLNDEIILKIDELPELQIRSQTEFGNEKY
- a CDS encoding capsule assembly Wzi family protein, which codes for MKKSCVLMIGLCIFIWHSTDAQTVFAPLGDNVYQFIERMEIKGLTGRCFNSVKPIPRTEILMYLLSIKESEKYKNLSSSEKEQLENFLEEYSYEKRFLDRDANKLLRAIKKGIECLGGEKVSVQYEKEKVEKWHPLHFPYKFLHKDNLLVFNPLFRFKYKNNQSDSSFFAENSRRLTGGGEIYGYLGDNIGFYFRGVNNAEWGNLYDIKKFDRQEQGIGVLGSMENCNTYDEVDAYVSFSTKYADLIIGRFSNYWGIGKTGSLTISNKPPSYPQIMIRAGFSDWLKFIYFHGWLESNIIDTSLSYPYQWTDRELYKKKYVAAHRLEISPTENLKFGFSEMLYYGERDPELVYFIPIILFWSAQHYTNDQDNEQIGIDIEWIPTHFCKLYGSIMIDEISLSKMFDKDEARNQLGFQLGSYFVEPFLPGLDFRIEYTRLNPWTYTHKFPINEAISDGYIMGYWTGQNADNLYLGVNYQFNDKLKLATNFSHYRKGAQDSIYYQYHTRPDTLPSEKFLYGHQYTKNTFSVSLEYEIMNSLFCKLGYEFLDCNVNEANINNEEYVNPVLYKSDFRQNSLVFSIGYGFR